One part of the Bdellovibrio sp. KM01 genome encodes these proteins:
- the nuoL gene encoding NADH-quinone oxidoreductase subunit L, protein MNHSVLMAIVILSPLVGFLINGFRYKKHSANVAGVIATLAVAISFISAVLLVTDLVGMAAESRRIAVTFFEWMAIDKFKVNAGFVVDQISAIMVLVITGVGTLIHLFSIGYMHHDKGAAKYFAYLNLFIFNMLLLVLGDSLLVMFVGWEGVGLCSYLLIGFWFTDAEKAAAGMKAFITNRVGDAAFLLGMFVLFMTFGTLNFHELNALAPTTVEASWMGAVTLGTLFLFIGATGKSAQIPLYVWLPDAMAGPTPVSALIHAATMVTAGVYMIVRLNPLFIVAPNTMMVIAVIGAATAVLAATIGMTQWDIKKVLAYSTVSQLGYMFLACGVGAFGAAMFHLMTHAFFKALMFLGSGSVIHAMHEEQDIRKMGGLKKYLPITHVTFFLGWLAIIGMPPFAGFFSKDEILAYSFFSPMGSPILWAAGALGATLTAFYMTRLMALTFWGKSRVPSHVHPHESPALMTIPLIVLAVLSVIGGWIGIPHVIGEHLGHIPNVWEHWLDPMITKIPNLGHFDASTEWVLMGCSVGLAVISASVAYQFYVKSPETPKKIAESIKPVYNLVYNKYFVDEAYFGGIINPLVNLGKNMWYYVDVNFIDKCTYWAGDLVRGMGSLGRSLQTGNMQQYAMYIGLGVVVVLSYVILG, encoded by the coding sequence ATGAATCATTCAGTTTTAATGGCCATTGTTATCCTAAGTCCGTTGGTTGGTTTTCTGATCAATGGTTTCCGTTATAAAAAACATTCTGCAAACGTTGCAGGTGTTATTGCAACTCTGGCAGTGGCAATTTCTTTTATCAGCGCGGTTCTTTTGGTGACAGACCTTGTAGGTATGGCAGCAGAATCCCGTCGTATTGCTGTGACATTCTTTGAGTGGATGGCGATTGATAAATTTAAAGTAAACGCGGGTTTCGTAGTCGATCAAATCAGCGCGATCATGGTTCTGGTGATCACGGGCGTTGGTACTTTGATCCACTTGTTCTCTATCGGGTACATGCACCACGATAAAGGTGCTGCAAAATACTTCGCTTACTTGAATCTGTTCATCTTTAACATGTTGTTGCTAGTTCTTGGTGACAGCTTGCTAGTGATGTTTGTTGGTTGGGAAGGTGTGGGTCTTTGCTCCTACTTGCTAATCGGTTTCTGGTTCACGGATGCAGAAAAAGCAGCTGCAGGGATGAAAGCCTTCATCACGAATCGTGTTGGTGACGCCGCTTTCTTGCTGGGTATGTTTGTTTTGTTCATGACTTTCGGTACTTTGAACTTCCACGAACTAAATGCATTGGCTCCAACAACTGTTGAGGCTTCGTGGATGGGCGCCGTGACTTTGGGAACTTTGTTCCTGTTCATCGGGGCGACCGGTAAGTCTGCACAGATTCCATTGTATGTTTGGCTTCCAGACGCGATGGCCGGCCCAACACCAGTTTCCGCATTGATCCATGCGGCGACGATGGTTACTGCCGGTGTTTATATGATCGTTCGTTTGAATCCTTTGTTCATCGTAGCTCCAAACACAATGATGGTGATTGCAGTTATCGGTGCGGCAACGGCGGTTCTAGCGGCGACGATTGGTATGACCCAATGGGATATCAAGAAAGTTTTGGCTTACTCAACAGTGTCTCAGCTGGGTTACATGTTCCTAGCTTGCGGTGTAGGTGCTTTCGGAGCAGCGATGTTCCACTTGATGACTCACGCATTCTTTAAAGCCCTTATGTTCTTGGGTTCTGGTTCTGTGATCCATGCGATGCACGAGGAACAAGACATACGGAAAATGGGTGGCCTTAAGAAATACCTTCCAATCACTCACGTAACGTTCTTCTTGGGTTGGTTGGCAATTATCGGTATGCCTCCATTTGCGGGTTTCTTCTCTAAAGACGAAATCTTGGCTTATTCATTCTTCTCTCCAATGGGTTCTCCGATCTTGTGGGCCGCGGGTGCTTTGGGTGCGACTTTGACAGCATTCTATATGACTCGTTTGATGGCCCTTACGTTCTGGGGTAAATCACGTGTTCCTTCTCACGTTCATCCCCATGAATCTCCAGCATTGATGACGATTCCTTTGATCGTTCTTGCGGTGTTGTCAGTGATTGGTGGTTGGATCGGTATCCCTCACGTGATCGGCGAACATTTGGGTCATATTCCAAATGTTTGGGAACACTGGTTGGATCCAATGATCACTAAGATTCCGAACTTGGGTCACTTCGATGCATCTACTGAGTGGGTGTTGATGGGTTGCTCGGTTGGTTTGGCAGTAATCTCGGCTTCAGTTGCTTATCAGTTCTATGTGAAGTCTCCAGAGACTCCTAAGAAAATAGCTGAAAGCATCAAGCCTGTTTACAACTTGGTATATAACAAATATTTCGTGGACGAAGCGTACTTCGGCGGAATCATTAATCCTTTGGTAAACCTGGGTAAAAATATGTGGTACTACGTTGATGTTAACTTCATCGACAAGTGCACATACTGGGCAGGGGATTTGGTTCGCGGAATGGGCTCTTTGGGTCGTTCGCTTCAAACCGGAAATATGCAGCAATACGCGATGTACATCGGTCTCGGTGTCGTTGTTGTCCTTTCATATGTGATCCTGGGGTAA
- the nuoK gene encoding NADH-quinone oxidoreductase subunit NuoK, which translates to MNIDFINNIGLTHYLVLASIVFVMGMAGVLLRRNVIVLLMSIELMLNSVNLTFIAFSKYMGHLEGHIMVFFVMTIAAAEAAVGLALAVSIFKRFNEVNIRFFEHLKG; encoded by the coding sequence ATGAACATTGATTTCATTAACAACATTGGACTGACTCATTACCTTGTCCTGGCATCGATTGTCTTTGTTATGGGTATGGCAGGAGTTCTTCTTCGTCGCAACGTGATCGTACTTTTGATGTCCATCGAGCTTATGTTGAACTCAGTAAATTTGACGTTCATCGCATTCTCTAAATACATGGGCCATCTTGAGGGTCACATCATGGTGTTCTTTGTAATGACAATCGCAGCCGCTGAAGCAGCTGTGGGTCTTGCTTTGGCAGTATCGATCTTTAAACGCTTTAACGAAGTGAACATTCGCTTCTTTGAGCACTTGAAAGGATAG
- a CDS encoding NADH-quinone oxidoreductase subunit J, with protein MTADAFLFWFLAIALLGSGLMVILLKNPIYSALSLAMTMVTMSALFVTLNAYFIAGVQLIVYAGAVMVLFTMVIMLFDLKQDVSAFTRGKFSGILKIMSVGLLLGMIVASIYKTVEQLVFKTTDNPVTVGTGMETTKQLGQILFSKYIFGFEALGVLLLVIAVGAVALSRSKGGTHEH; from the coding sequence GTGACAGCAGACGCTTTTCTATTTTGGTTTTTAGCGATCGCATTGTTGGGCTCAGGCCTGATGGTGATCCTATTGAAGAATCCTATTTATTCCGCACTAAGCCTGGCGATGACAATGGTCACGATGTCAGCTTTGTTTGTGACTCTGAATGCCTACTTTATTGCGGGTGTTCAGCTGATCGTTTATGCCGGCGCCGTGATGGTTTTGTTCACGATGGTTATCATGCTTTTCGACTTGAAGCAGGATGTGTCAGCGTTCACGCGTGGCAAGTTCTCGGGCATTTTGAAAATCATGTCCGTGGGCTTGTTGTTGGGAATGATCGTTGCCTCTATCTATAAAACAGTTGAGCAATTGGTATTCAAAACCACAGACAATCCTGTGACTGTTGGAACGGGCATGGAAACGACTAAGCAACTTGGTCAAATCCTATTCTCTAAATATATCTTTGGCTTTGAGGCTCTTGGCGTTCTTCTTTTGGTGATCGCGGTGGGCGCAGTAGCACTTTCTCGCAGTAAAGGTGGAACTCATGAACATTGA
- a CDS encoding complex I subunit 1 family protein, with protein sequence MGMGKDSFEIIVNGLKLVVIFLMMVQLVPILVWVERRGSAFIQNRLGPNRVGPLGLMQLLADAVKFLTKEAFVPSTAKPLLYYAAPVFALIPGAVAFSAIPMSTPISVGTFELFGQTWGPYTFLVQGYDIGVGIVFILGVSSLAAYTMLMAGWGSGNKYSLMGALRASAQTISYELALGLSIVGVIMMYGTFHLGDMTLAQQGPLHFQFMGHTITSQYLPNWGIFFQPLGALLFFTATFAESNRLPFDLAEGESELVAGFHTEYGGFKFNMFFIGEYGHMMIASGLMAIFFFGGYGIPYVTVEQVREWAMTVTSNANWASALVALIHFLVFNVKFFLFLWAFIWVRWTLPRFRYDQLMDLGWKTMLPWALANTIITAFVIYAASL encoded by the coding sequence ATGGGAATGGGTAAAGATTCATTCGAAATTATCGTCAACGGGCTTAAGCTCGTTGTTATCTTTTTGATGATGGTGCAACTCGTGCCGATCCTTGTTTGGGTTGAGCGTCGTGGTTCTGCTTTCATTCAAAATCGTCTTGGTCCGAATCGTGTTGGTCCTTTGGGATTGATGCAATTGTTGGCCGATGCCGTGAAGTTCTTAACGAAAGAAGCTTTCGTTCCTTCAACTGCAAAACCATTGTTGTACTATGCGGCTCCGGTATTCGCGTTGATTCCGGGCGCGGTGGCGTTCTCGGCAATTCCAATGTCGACTCCAATTTCCGTTGGGACATTCGAATTGTTCGGTCAAACTTGGGGACCATACACTTTCTTGGTTCAAGGTTATGACATCGGTGTTGGCATCGTGTTCATCTTGGGTGTTTCTTCTCTGGCTGCTTACACGATGTTGATGGCAGGTTGGGGTTCAGGAAATAAGTACTCTTTGATGGGTGCTCTTCGTGCTTCCGCACAAACGATTTCTTACGAATTGGCTTTGGGCCTTTCCATCGTTGGTGTGATCATGATGTACGGAACTTTCCACTTGGGCGATATGACTTTGGCGCAACAAGGTCCATTGCACTTCCAATTCATGGGTCACACGATCACATCTCAGTATCTTCCAAACTGGGGTATTTTCTTCCAACCTTTGGGCGCGCTTTTGTTCTTCACAGCGACGTTCGCAGAATCCAACCGTTTGCCCTTCGACTTGGCAGAGGGCGAGTCTGAATTGGTTGCCGGATTCCATACAGAGTACGGCGGCTTTAAATTCAACATGTTCTTTATCGGCGAGTACGGTCACATGATGATCGCTTCTGGTTTGATGGCGATCTTCTTCTTCGGTGGTTACGGGATTCCGTATGTAACTGTTGAGCAGGTTCGCGAATGGGCAATGACTGTGACTTCGAATGCTAACTGGGCTTCGGCTTTGGTGGCGTTGATTCACTTCCTTGTTTTCAACGTAAAATTCTTCCTATTCTTGTGGGCATTTATCTGGGTTCGTTGGACTTTGCCACGTTTCCGTTACGACCAATTGATGGATCTTGGTTGGAAAACTATGCTTCCTTGGGCATTGGCTAACACCATCATCACGGCTTTCGTGATTTACGCGGCATCATTGTAA
- a CDS encoding NADH-quinone oxidoreductase subunit A — MALGGIIFIVIFIALFGSFLVWLSIKTGGKVHYHPVKYEPYECGLPSLDKKDTKVSVKFYLTAILFILFDIEIIFMYPWATSFRDFIASGQGAFVFGSMIFFLAVFIFGLFWEVKSKALEWD, encoded by the coding sequence GTGGCACTCGGTGGAATCATTTTCATCGTCATTTTTATTGCGCTATTTGGCAGTTTTCTGGTCTGGCTTTCAATTAAGACAGGTGGAAAAGTCCATTATCATCCGGTTAAGTACGAGCCCTACGAGTGTGGTCTCCCTTCGCTAGATAAAAAAGATACGAAAGTTTCTGTGAAGTTTTATCTCACAGCAATTCTCTTCATTCTTTTCGATATTGAAATCATCTTCATGTACCCGTGGGCGACATCATTCCGTGATTTCATCGCTTCAGGCCAGGGTGCATTTGTATTTGGATCTATGATCTTCTTCTTGGCCGTTTTCATTTTCGGTTTGTTCTGGGAAGTTAAATCAAAAGCATTGGAATGGGATTAA